The Natronoglycomyces albus genome has a segment encoding these proteins:
- a CDS encoding ABC-F family ATP-binding cassette domain-containing protein, with the protein MSNAIVIQNLSFAWPDGEYVFTNLDAAFGPGKTGLIGHNGCGKSTLLRLIAGHATPAQGHIERHGTLGYLPQELPLSGHRSVADLLGISGRLQALDAIESGSADESHFEMLGEQWDIAERTRAHLDALGLADIELGRTVATLSGGEAMLCGLTGLLLAQPDLLILDEPTNNLDARARSRLYTAIDQFDGALVVVSHDRALLDRVDAIAELRAGRIRTFTGNFDAYERAIATEQHAAARHVRQAAADVERQRRDAMENQTKLAHRRQQAKRFHANKRQPLIVMNAKKRSAEVSAAKLTERHTEELAQAREKLDAAQRKLRGEDLIAVDLPETRVPSGRVLLDVRALTVGDVFGAAGVSLGIQGPERIALIGDNGSGKTTLLRAIAGLVMPDTGEVNTYVPLRYVPQKIDILHEEATVLDNVRAAAPHMTDAQIRNRLARFQFRKDAAFAMAGTLSGGERLRAALAVVLSASPAPQLLMLDEPTNNLDLPSVAQLKAALDSYRGAVIVASHDAAFLAELGITRWWKAAKGEPVTVGEDPLETAGE; encoded by the coding sequence ATGTCCAATGCCATCGTCATTCAGAACCTCAGCTTCGCCTGGCCAGATGGCGAGTACGTCTTTACCAACCTCGACGCGGCCTTTGGCCCTGGAAAGACCGGCTTGATCGGACATAACGGCTGCGGCAAGTCCACCCTGCTGCGTCTGATCGCCGGGCATGCCACGCCTGCGCAAGGACACATCGAACGTCATGGAACCCTGGGCTATTTGCCTCAAGAGCTCCCGCTGTCCGGTCACCGCAGTGTCGCGGACTTGCTCGGCATCAGTGGCCGACTGCAAGCCTTGGACGCTATCGAATCGGGCAGTGCCGACGAAAGCCACTTTGAGATGCTCGGGGAGCAGTGGGATATAGCCGAACGTACTCGGGCCCACCTGGATGCCCTGGGCTTGGCCGATATCGAGTTGGGCCGCACCGTGGCGACGCTCTCTGGCGGTGAGGCCATGCTCTGTGGGCTTACCGGCCTCTTGCTGGCTCAGCCAGATTTGCTGATCCTCGATGAGCCGACCAACAACCTCGACGCGAGAGCCCGATCCCGCCTGTACACGGCCATCGACCAGTTCGATGGGGCCTTGGTCGTGGTTAGCCACGATCGGGCCCTGCTCGACCGGGTCGATGCTATCGCCGAGTTGCGGGCGGGGCGAATCCGAACCTTCACCGGAAATTTCGACGCCTATGAGAGGGCCATAGCGACCGAGCAGCATGCCGCCGCGCGCCACGTGCGCCAGGCCGCGGCCGACGTCGAACGGCAACGTCGTGATGCCATGGAGAACCAGACCAAACTGGCCCATCGTCGCCAACAGGCAAAACGATTCCATGCCAATAAACGCCAGCCGTTGATAGTCATGAACGCGAAGAAACGAAGCGCCGAGGTATCGGCCGCGAAGCTGACCGAACGACACACCGAGGAACTCGCTCAGGCGCGCGAGAAGCTCGATGCGGCGCAGCGCAAACTGCGCGGCGAGGACCTCATCGCGGTGGACCTACCCGAGACGCGAGTTCCCTCCGGGCGGGTCTTGTTGGACGTCCGTGCCCTCACCGTGGGGGACGTGTTCGGAGCCGCGGGAGTCAGCCTGGGAATTCAGGGGCCTGAACGTATCGCTCTCATTGGCGACAACGGTAGCGGTAAGACCACGCTATTGCGAGCGATCGCTGGCCTGGTTATGCCTGATACCGGAGAGGTCAACACGTACGTGCCGTTGCGGTACGTTCCGCAGAAAATAGACATTTTGCACGAGGAGGCGACTGTGTTGGACAATGTCCGAGCCGCCGCGCCACACATGACCGATGCACAGATTCGCAACCGCTTGGCCCGCTTTCAGTTCCGAAAGGACGCTGCCTTCGCTATGGCCGGGACGCTCTCGGGAGGGGAACGGCTGCGGGCGGCATTGGCAGTGGTGTTGTCCGCGAGCCCGGCTCCGCAGCTGCTGATGCTGGACGAACCGACGAACAACCTGGATTTGCCGTCGGTGGCGCAATTGAAGGCGGCATTGGACTCCTACCGAGGCGCGGTGATCGTGGCCAGCCACGATGCGGCATTTC
- a CDS encoding response regulator, with protein sequence MTDSRPIRVLLVDDDPLVRSGLQIMLGGAEDIAVVAEVSDGAQAVEAVGEHEPDVILMDVRMPLLDGISATAQLCKATSAAPGTDPIQPPHPQVIVMTTFDADDTVVAALRAGAAGFLLKHTPPERIIDAIRRAAAGEPVLSPEVTRTLIGHVTETGPVAAEPNPAADTFAQLSSREQDVARAVAQGMSNAEIAAELYMSVGTVKAHISSALTKLDYTSRIQLAILAHDANKV encoded by the coding sequence GTGACTGATTCCCGCCCGATTCGTGTGCTGCTAGTTGACGATGACCCGTTGGTGCGGTCGGGATTGCAGATCATGCTCGGCGGAGCCGAGGATATCGCCGTAGTCGCCGAGGTATCCGATGGAGCCCAGGCGGTAGAGGCTGTCGGTGAACATGAACCCGACGTGATCTTGATGGATGTTCGCATGCCCTTGCTCGATGGCATTAGCGCCACGGCTCAGCTGTGTAAGGCCACCTCCGCCGCCCCTGGTACCGACCCGATACAACCGCCCCACCCTCAGGTCATCGTTATGACCACCTTCGATGCCGACGACACGGTTGTGGCGGCCCTGCGTGCTGGAGCGGCCGGATTCCTCCTCAAACACACCCCGCCCGAACGCATCATCGACGCCATCCGCCGTGCTGCTGCTGGGGAACCAGTCCTGTCGCCCGAAGTCACTCGCACTTTGATCGGCCATGTCACCGAAACCGGGCCGGTTGCGGCCGAGCCTAACCCGGCCGCAGACACGTTCGCTCAATTGAGTTCCAGGGAACAAGACGTCGCCCGCGCCGTTGCCCAAGGAATGTCGAACGCTGAGATCGCGGCCGAGTTGTACATGTCAGTGGGCACCGTGAAAGCCCACATTTCCAGTGCCCTGACCAAGCTGGACTACACCAGCCGCATTCAGCTGGCCATCCTCGCCCACGACGCGAACAAAGTCTGA
- a CDS encoding histidine kinase: MPMTPSGTRPTWMLPAELAHPDEPFRRTPRDWIIDLTLMSLATLVWMLFALMSLLGEDLQVLEWMLWADLLAGIGLIVAMWWRRRFPLILLWGSVPLLYFSGSGSVAIAVLVFSAAIHRPAKPVAVAVLVHILVGISFPFVVPQPEGQLPWVTVLVIVMFYLVFMLSGMLARSHRQVVVGMREQARRDRIEQEQRLANVRTNERQTIAREMHDVLAHRLSMLSVHAGGLAYRSKRASEGGKPLTEDELVETVTLIGDNARQALSELADILHVLRDDNNGDSFNASGAQAKLAELPALIEEAKESGQDVRFYMTLSEAESLRPQLQRTLYRTVQEGLTNARKHAPGSTVTVSVSADSTSVVATVANPLTPGVTASEIPGANTGLTGLAERVELEGGQLNFGISDGRYRLAVALPLNRD; the protein is encoded by the coding sequence ATGCCTATGACGCCCTCTGGTACGCGCCCAACCTGGATGCTGCCTGCTGAGCTGGCTCACCCCGACGAGCCCTTTCGCCGCACACCCCGAGACTGGATCATCGACCTCACTTTGATGAGTCTGGCGACCCTCGTGTGGATGCTATTTGCCTTGATGTCGCTGTTGGGCGAGGACCTGCAAGTTCTGGAATGGATGTTGTGGGCCGACTTGCTCGCGGGCATTGGGCTCATTGTTGCCATGTGGTGGCGTCGCCGCTTTCCGTTGATCTTGTTGTGGGGCTCGGTGCCGCTGCTGTACTTTTCCGGGTCGGGCTCGGTGGCCATCGCGGTGCTTGTCTTTTCGGCGGCGATTCACCGCCCAGCTAAGCCGGTGGCGGTTGCGGTGCTGGTTCATATCCTGGTTGGGATAAGTTTTCCTTTCGTCGTCCCGCAGCCTGAAGGCCAATTGCCTTGGGTGACTGTGCTGGTCATCGTCATGTTCTACCTTGTGTTCATGCTGTCGGGCATGTTGGCTCGCTCGCACCGGCAGGTGGTGGTGGGGATGCGTGAGCAAGCCCGACGGGATCGTATTGAACAGGAACAACGTCTAGCGAACGTGCGTACGAATGAGCGGCAGACGATCGCGCGGGAAATGCACGACGTCCTAGCGCACCGTCTGTCGATGCTGTCGGTGCATGCGGGGGGTCTGGCCTACCGATCAAAGCGGGCCAGCGAAGGCGGCAAACCGTTGACCGAGGATGAGCTAGTCGAGACGGTGACGTTGATCGGGGACAACGCCCGCCAGGCACTGTCGGAACTAGCTGACATTTTGCATGTGTTGCGTGATGACAACAACGGCGACAGCTTCAACGCCTCGGGCGCTCAGGCGAAACTGGCTGAGCTACCGGCGTTGATAGAGGAAGCAAAGGAGTCTGGGCAGGACGTTCGCTTCTATATGACCCTGTCCGAGGCTGAGTCTTTGCGGCCGCAACTGCAACGCACCTTGTATCGCACAGTGCAGGAGGGCTTGACGAACGCCCGCAAGCACGCTCCGGGTTCCACGGTCACTGTCAGCGTGTCGGCCGACTCGACTTCCGTGGTGGCCACGGTGGCCAATCCGCTGACCCCCGGCGTCACGGCCTCGGAGATACCGGGAGCCAATACGGGGCTAACGGGGCTGGCCGAACGGGTCGAGCTGGAGGGCGGTCAACTTAACTTTGGGATCTCCGATGGCCGGTACCGGTTGGCCGTTGCGCTACCGTTGAACCGTGACTGA
- a CDS encoding ABC transporter ATP-binding protein, with translation MNAIENSTDPGKPVLELDGLSKMFKDNIAVDNVSLTIPAGSMTGLVGPNGAGKTTSLSMAVGMLRPDAGTARVCGVDVWDNPTEAKKHLGVLPDGLALPERLTGSELLTYWGLLRGMDRATVDSRAKELMRVLELEEADESGTLVIEYSTGMRKKIGLATALLHRPPVLVLDEPYEAVDPVSARVLTKILRRFTAGGGSVVISSHVMALVEQLCDRVGIISNGVVLADGTLDEVRGEHDCLEDTFISLVGGRDMDEEALAWL, from the coding sequence ATGAACGCTATCGAGAACTCCACTGACCCCGGTAAACCAGTTCTGGAGCTGGACGGGCTGTCCAAGATGTTCAAAGACAACATCGCCGTAGACAACGTGTCGCTGACAATTCCAGCCGGGTCCATGACCGGCCTCGTCGGCCCCAATGGCGCGGGAAAAACCACCTCATTGTCGATGGCTGTGGGGATGCTGCGGCCCGATGCGGGTACGGCCCGAGTATGTGGCGTTGATGTATGGGACAACCCAACCGAGGCCAAGAAACACCTCGGCGTGCTGCCTGACGGCCTCGCCCTGCCGGAACGATTGACCGGATCGGAACTACTGACCTACTGGGGCCTTTTGCGAGGAATGGATCGAGCCACCGTGGACAGCCGTGCCAAGGAACTCATGCGAGTGTTGGAACTGGAGGAAGCCGACGAGTCGGGCACCCTTGTCATCGAGTACTCCACTGGTATGCGCAAGAAGATCGGCCTTGCCACAGCTTTGCTCCATCGCCCACCGGTCTTGGTCCTCGACGAACCCTATGAGGCGGTCGACCCAGTATCGGCTCGAGTCCTGACGAAGATCCTCCGCCGATTCACCGCAGGCGGCGGCTCCGTGGTGATCTCCAGCCACGTCATGGCCCTCGTCGAGCAATTGTGCGATCGAGTGGGAATCATTTCCAACGGGGTGGTCCTGGCCGATGGCACCTTGGATGAAGTGCGAGGCGAACACGACTGCCTAGAAGACACGTTTATCTCCCTCGTCGGCGGCCGTGACATGGACGAGGAGGCCCTGGCATGGTTGTAA